In Setaria italica strain Yugu1 chromosome IX, Setaria_italica_v2.0, whole genome shotgun sequence, the genomic stretch AGGATTGGGCAGATTGGCAGAAAATTGTTGGAAATGAAATCTGTTCTTTGATCGTTTGGTTAGGCAGAGCTGTCGGTAGGGAGGCAAAGGATACGCCGTTGGCAGGGTCTGACGATCTCCGTGTTCATCTTTTTTGGCCTTTGACAGCTGAGCAACTATTCCTCGTTCGAAGGAGTGCCATACTGCAAGGCCCATTTCGAGCAGCTGTTCAAGGAGACCGGGAGCTACAACAAGAGCTTCCAATCGCAATCACGTAGGCATTCAGTACCGAATCATTGACATGAAAATACATGTTTTTGCGCTTATGCGATCTGATGCGGTGATGTGCTGATGGTTTTCTACTTTCAGCTGCAAAGCTTACTCCGGAAAAGTTGGCCCCTGAGCTGGTGAGTGCCCGTCTGTCTACTTTAGTTCTAGTCTGTTTTCATTCTTCACGCCCTTTAGTTCTAGAGAAGTGATCAATGTTGTGCAAAATTTGCTATTCAGACCAGATCTCCAAGCAAAGCTGCAAGAATGTTTTCAGGAACACAAGACAAGTGTGCAACTTGTGGCAAAACCGCGTATCCTCTTGAGAAGGTAATTTTAACCAGTCATGTATGTTTTATCTTCATTATTATTTCCTTTCAGAGGTTTGGGTTGTAATTCATGATATCATATTTCCTTTTAACCATATCCTTTCAGTGCATTGTAGCAATTAGATATTTCATCAAAAGGACCAAAATATTTGGAATAGAACTCCCTGTTCTCATGACATGCATGCACAAGTGAACATATATTTGCCTTTTTGTCTGCCAAATTGCATTGCCAACCTAAATTTTATTCCAAGTACATTTAATATTTGCCTTGATTCATCTAATTTTCCTTGTCTTTATGTCTGATAAAAAATTCTTGCTGATTGCTGTTCTTGATGGTCCAAAACGTGCTGCTGACTTGTTAATGAAACATTGCAGGTAACAGTCGAAGAAAAGGCCTACCACAAGTCGTGCTTCAAATGCTCCCATGGGGGCTGTGCCATTACACCATCCAACTACGCAGCCTTGGAGGGGACCCTCTACTGCAAGCACCATTTCTCTCAACTTTTCAAGGAGAAGGGAAGCTACAATCATCTGATCAAGTGTGCATCGGTGAAGCGTGCGGAAGCACAGCCTGAACAACCAGCGCAACCAGCTGCTGATTCATCTTGATCGTGCCATCTTGAAAGCGAGGGTTCGGAAGCCTCCTGTTTTTACTTAAAACCACCTGCTGTATGTTATGCCGTCTAGCCCTGAGGATACTGGACTTCTCTATTTTGGTATCCTCTGCTGTGCTAGCTGACTCACATTGGTGAACCATGGAATTGCTGTCATTTTCAACGAAATTGTTGTGCACCGGGTACCCCTTATTGATCGATATATTGTTGTGTTGCCTTGCGATACTATTTTGCATTCCTGTTTGGTATTGGCATATCGCTCCCATATTTCAGGCTTCTTTTTTATTGTGACTCGTGAGTGAATTTACTTACACTAAAAATAGGCCGGAAGACCACCTGTTTTGGGACGATCCTGCCTTtcagaaaggaaaaggaagtgAAGCACTGAAGCTGTGAAGCATTTCCAAGCTCGTGCTCCCGACGTGAACCTTCTGCAGGAATACGTTGAGCCTACTGACATGAGCAAGAGCATCCTGTCTCAGCACCACTTGCTGGGAGCATATTCGATGCAAATGGAAGCGTTGGACATTTGGAAATGTCCCTCCGATCCAAGGGAAACCAGATTGAGGATGAGATAATTCACGGCTTCAAAGTTGCTCATGCAACCAATTTCGATCATTTTACAAACTTTTTTGAAAACTATAAAAAAGCCAGACAAAGTGTAAATGTAAATTGACACGCCACAGACGTGAGAACTACCTAATAGCATCATAATCCTGAGGATGGTCAACTACACAAGGCAAGAATGGACCAGTTATACTAAAGTGCAACGCATTCCTATTTCTCAAGATTTCTGTACTCATGTTTATAGTCCAGACTATACAGAAATGAAACAAATCCGAGTAGAACGGCACAAAAAAATGTAAAGCCCCACCAGCACCAGTGCGTTCCCAGCTCCCCACTTTTGCCGTCCCGTCATGTAGTACAAAATCGTGTATTTTCCCAGCCCTGCTTCCACACCTTTGCCGAGGAAGAATAAACACAATTACAAGAAAACAATGAAAGGCTAAGTGGTTTCACTTTCACATGAAGGCAGGTAGAAATCTCCAATTTTCCCCACATCTCATCGACACCACAGGTCAGCTCGTGCTGGCAGTTCTCCAATTATCCCCTGCATAGACGCCTTCATTACCAAGTTCTTCCTCTATTCTAAGCAGCTGCAGAGACAATGGGCAAGGCTACCAAGTCAGCTGTATTCATGGCGGTGTTTATTCAGTGTGTACTCACATACTATAGAAACTGGAAAACTGGCCTGGGAAACTATTGTAAGGATGGATATGAAGGGTTCAGCACAAAGAAAGACCTGGTTGTATTTAGTGAGACACTCTCCACGGCAGGGGGCACCGGCTTTGATCTGTCCGGCTGCAGCACCAACAGCAAGGTCTGCGACGAAAGAATCTTCAGTGTCCCCAGACCTATGTGACACCATCACACCCCAATGTGCATCCTTTGCCTGCTTCACCACCTCTATGGCCTCAGTGACAGTGCCCACTTGGTTTAcctgcaaataaaaaaaatgctattAACATCCTGAACATAATAAGACACAGCAGGTATACTAAGGGCCTCTTGGGAACATAGAAATTTGTCATGTGACGGTATATTTCCTCCCAAAAACCTACGAAAGAACCGTGATTAAAATAGGTAGTCAACAGAAGTTCAGAACGAAATTAAGGGAGCAATGTTAGGAAGAAAAATACATGCGCAAGCAAGAGGTTCTCGAGACTCCTATGTGCATGCAGTGGTACCGCACTACAGCCTACTAGTTTAATTATAAGTTTCTCATCCTTTTTTTCCTAAAACAT encodes the following:
- the LOC101773923 gene encoding LIM domain-containing protein WLIM2b, which codes for MFSGTQQKCKVCTKTVYPMDQLSTDGVVFHRSCFKCQHCKSTLSLSNYSSFEGVPYCKAHFEQLFKETGSYNKSFQSQSPAKLTPEKLAPELTRSPSKAARMFSGTQDKCATCGKTAYPLEKVTVEEKAYHKSCFKCSHGGCAITPSNYAALEGTLYCKHHFSQLFKEKGSYNHLIKCASVKRAEAQPEQPAQPAADSS